The Synergistales bacterium genome window below encodes:
- a CDS encoding holo-ACP synthase produces the protein MIVGVGVDLCSIRRMARAAGSDHFLRRVFLDEELEYARGGNRMAQSLAGSFAAREACAKACGQGLAALGLRGVGLRRGSDGPSLIIDERVGRMFRRRGVTSSFVSISYEEGMAVAVVVLEGRE, from the coding sequence ATGATAGTCGGTGTTGGTGTGGATCTCTGCTCAATCAGGAGAATGGCGCGGGCTGCAGGGAGTGATCATTTTCTGCGGCGCGTGTTTCTGGACGAAGAGCTGGAGTACGCCCGTGGCGGGAATCGGATGGCCCAGTCCCTGGCCGGCTCCTTCGCGGCCAGGGAGGCCTGTGCCAAGGCCTGCGGGCAGGGGCTCGCCGCGCTGGGGTTGCGCGGGGTGGGGCTCCGACGGGGGAGTGACGGCCCGTCGCTGATCATCGACGAGAGGGTCGGGCGGATGTTCCGGCGTCGCGGGGTGACATCCAGTTTTGTCAGCATCAGCTATGAAGAGGGGATGGCGGTTGCTGTTGTGGTATTGGAGGGAAGAGAATGA